Proteins encoded in a region of the Scyliorhinus torazame isolate Kashiwa2021f chromosome 1, sScyTor2.1, whole genome shotgun sequence genome:
- the sdsl gene encoding serine dehydratase-like, protein MAMSDQKSFHICTPLHESLPLSKVAGTTVYIKLDNVQPTGSYKIRGIGHFCQKAAEKDCKHFVCSSGGNAGLAAAFAAQKLQIPATILVPSSTPVFTIQKLKDHGAFVEVVGKVWDDANERALKLSENDGWVYVSPFNHPWVWEGHASVVKELWEALQNKPGAIILSVGGGGLLCGVVEGLKKVGWCDVPIIAMETKGAESLNAAVKAGKLVTLADITSVAKTLGAKTVCEMALQNALEHNVLSEVISDQEAVQAVERFLDDERFLVEPACGASLAAIYSGVIQRLQKERWLAQDLQSIVVIVCGGSSITMAQLNEYKTQLGES, encoded by the exons ATGGCAATGTCAGATCAGAAGAGCTTCCATATCTGCACACCACTTCATGAAAGTCTGCCACTCTCTAAGGTGGCAGGAACAACAGTTTACATCAAGCTTGACAATGTGCAGCCAACTGGCTCCTATAAGATAAGAGGAATAGGGCATTTCTGTCAAAAG GCTGCAGAGAAAGACTGCAAACATTTTGTATGCTCCTCAG GAGGGAATGCTGGCCTGGCTGCTGCCTTTGCtgctcagaagctccagattccTGCCACCATTCTGGTTCCCAGTAGCACACCAGTGTTTACCATTCAGAAGTTGAAAGATCATGGAGCCTTTGTGGAGGTGGTTGGGAAG GTTTGGGATGATGCCAATGAGCGAGCATTAAAACTGTCTGAAAATGATGGCTGGGTGTACGTTTCTCCCTTCAACCACCCATGGGTTTG GGAAGGACATGCCAGTGTTGTGAAGGAACTGTGGGAGGCACTGCAGAATAAACCTGGGGCTATTATTCTGTCAGTTGGAGGTGGTGGCCTTCTCTGTGGTGTGGTAGAAGGGCTGAAGAAAGTAGGTTGGTGTGACGTGCCTATAATTGCCATGGAGACGAAAGGTGCTGAAAGTCTGAATGCAGCAGTGAAGGCTGGAAAGTTAGTCACACTCGCCGATATTACAAG TGTCGCTAAAACCCTGGGAGCTAAAACTGTGTGCGAGATGGCACTTCAGAATGCGCTGGagcacaatgttctctctgaggtaATCAGTGACCAGGAGGCTGTGCAAGCAGTAGAGAGATTCCTAG ATGATGAAAGGTTTTTGGTTGAACCAGCCTGTGGCGCATCATTAGCTGCCATTTACAGTGGAGTAATCCAGCGACTACAGAAGGAGAGATGGTTGGCCCAGGACCTACAGTCAATAGTAGTCATTGTCTGTGGTGGAAGCAGCATCACAATGGCACAGCTGAATGAATATAAAACACAACTGGGGGAAAGCTAA